The following proteins are co-located in the Dyadobacter chenwenxiniae genome:
- a CDS encoding enoyl-CoA hydratase/isomerase family protein, which yields MRFYTEEDVQDFGSVKFLYIKTSLSNHIFTITLSRPEKRNAFTPTMAEEIIFALAYANYNNKVRCLIINAEGSVFCAGADLNAFHDTSANTKNSTLPAIREEAKLGDAFNEVYKPTIAQVEGPVLAGGFLIICGCTFVFSVNDAVFSLPEVKRGIWPMQVMASLSRVISARKILEMCITGKSYNAEEALELGLLTHITETESIKNEVQTMAAQIAQNAPYAIQQGMKAFQKLKQIPESEKHSFLKAELDQILASEDAKEGVQAFKEKRSPNWKGR from the coding sequence ATGCGATTTTATACAGAAGAGGACGTGCAAGATTTCGGGTCAGTGAAGTTTTTGTATATCAAAACCTCCTTATCCAATCACATCTTCACCATCACGCTCAGCCGTCCCGAAAAACGCAATGCTTTCACGCCGACTATGGCGGAGGAAATCATTTTCGCATTGGCCTACGCAAATTATAATAACAAAGTACGCTGCCTGATCATCAATGCCGAAGGGTCTGTCTTCTGCGCAGGAGCTGATCTGAATGCTTTTCATGACACTTCTGCAAATACTAAAAATTCAACATTGCCGGCGATCAGAGAAGAAGCGAAGTTAGGCGACGCTTTTAATGAAGTTTACAAACCAACCATTGCGCAGGTTGAAGGGCCTGTTTTAGCAGGCGGATTTCTAATAATTTGCGGCTGTACATTCGTTTTTAGTGTAAATGATGCAGTTTTCAGCTTGCCGGAAGTCAAACGCGGAATCTGGCCAATGCAAGTTATGGCTTCACTCAGTCGGGTTATTTCCGCGAGGAAGATTTTGGAAATGTGCATTACAGGCAAAAGCTATAACGCTGAGGAAGCGCTTGAATTGGGCTTGTTAACCCACATTACAGAAACAGAAAGCATTAAAAATGAAGTTCAGACAATGGCTGCGCAAATCGCTCAAAATGCTCCTTACGCGATCCAGCAAGGCATGAAGGCATTTCAAAAATTGAAGCAGATCCCGGAGAGTGAAAAGCACAGCTTTTTAAAAGCGGAATTGGATCAAATTCTCGCTTCCGAAGATGCAAAAGAGGGAGTACAGGCTTTTAAAGAGAAAAGAAGCCCGAACTGGAAAGGGAGATGA
- a CDS encoding glutamate-5-semialdehyde dehydrogenase, which translates to MESILPLLEQTQKASAAVRNLSGQQRSDLLLSLADKVLANVANIIAENKKDLDVMDDADPKKDRLLLNEQRIQGLAQSLRDVAALPDPSGQVILERTIEQGLSLRKIAVPLGVVGVIYESRPNVTLDVASLCLRSGNACVLKGGKEAHFSNLFLVGLIHKTLAEFDINSEAVMLLPTDRKFVTELLTATKFVDIIIPRGSESLIKFVRENSLVPTIETGAGVCHTYVEKTGDLEKAAAIVVNAKVSRPSVCNSLDTILLDKEIASELLPKLKADFIKWNVEVFADETSYAILEKDGYPMLQHAEEKDFGREFLDYKCSVKVVDGLDEALDHIRAHSSRHSEAIISKDEGKIERFLREVDAAAVYANASTRFTDGAVFALGAEIGISTQKLHARGPFALEKLVTEKWIVKGDGQVRW; encoded by the coding sequence ATGGAATCCATTTTACCTCTATTAGAACAAACTCAAAAGGCATCAGCCGCTGTCCGGAATTTGTCGGGTCAGCAGCGGTCAGACCTTTTGCTGAGTCTTGCGGATAAGGTTTTGGCCAATGTTGCCAACATTATCGCCGAGAATAAGAAAGACCTTGATGTGATGGACGACGCCGATCCGAAAAAAGACCGGTTGTTGCTGAATGAACAAAGAATTCAGGGCCTGGCACAAAGTCTCCGCGATGTCGCCGCACTGCCCGATCCGAGTGGTCAGGTAATTTTGGAGCGTACCATTGAGCAAGGTTTGTCTTTGCGTAAAATAGCGGTTCCGCTGGGTGTCGTTGGTGTGATTTATGAATCCAGGCCAAATGTCACATTGGATGTTGCATCGCTCTGCCTGCGTTCCGGCAATGCCTGTGTCCTAAAAGGAGGTAAGGAGGCGCATTTTTCCAATTTATTCTTGGTTGGACTGATCCACAAAACATTGGCTGAATTTGACATTAATTCCGAGGCAGTCATGTTGCTGCCTACTGACAGGAAGTTTGTCACAGAATTGCTCACTGCAACCAAATTTGTTGACATTATCATTCCAAGGGGATCTGAAAGCCTTATCAAATTTGTACGTGAAAATTCGCTCGTTCCTACGATTGAAACAGGAGCGGGGGTTTGTCATACATATGTTGAAAAAACAGGCGATCTGGAAAAAGCAGCCGCAATCGTGGTGAATGCCAAGGTTTCGCGGCCATCTGTCTGCAATTCGCTGGATACGATATTGCTGGATAAGGAAATTGCTTCGGAGCTCTTGCCAAAACTGAAGGCGGATTTCATTAAATGGAATGTCGAGGTTTTTGCTGATGAAACGTCTTATGCTATTTTGGAAAAAGACGGTTACCCCATGCTGCAACATGCGGAGGAGAAGGATTTCGGAAGAGAATTTTTAGACTATAAATGCTCTGTAAAAGTCGTTGACGGACTGGATGAAGCGTTGGATCATATACGGGCACATTCTTCCAGACATTCCGAGGCGATTATTTCAAAGGACGAAGGTAAAATCGAGCGGTTTTTGAGAGAAGTGGATGCTGCGGCGGTTTATGCCAATGCGTCAACACGTTTCACAGACGGCGCTGTTTTCGCATTAGGAGCGGAAATTGGCATATCCACACAAAAACTGCACGCGCGCGGACCGTTCGCACTCGAAAAGCTCGTAACTGAAAAATGGATTGTTAAAGGTGACGGACAGGTAAGATGGTAA
- the aat gene encoding leucyl/phenylalanyl-tRNA--protein transferase, which produces MSAISTDDLLNGYINGIFPMAEADGTIYWYSPNPRAIIPIDTYKPSRSLRPVLNKKYFEIRVNRDFEGVMRGCSAPRATEQGTWISEEIIASYTALHELGYAHSVEAYRENKLVGGLYGVSINGVFFGESMFSYESNASKVAFHYLIQILRMNRFVLLDTQFINDNVLRYGAIEIPRDEYLDQLQQALKSKRRFNGNVLEDIL; this is translated from the coding sequence ATGTCAGCAATCAGCACAGACGACCTTTTGAACGGATATATAAATGGGATTTTCCCAATGGCCGAAGCAGACGGGACCATTTATTGGTATTCGCCGAATCCGAGGGCCATTATTCCAATTGACACATACAAGCCTTCCAGATCCCTGCGGCCTGTTTTAAATAAAAAATACTTTGAAATAAGGGTTAACCGGGATTTTGAAGGTGTAATGCGTGGCTGTTCGGCACCACGGGCAACAGAGCAGGGAACGTGGATCTCAGAGGAAATTATAGCTTCCTATACGGCCTTGCATGAACTTGGATATGCACATAGCGTAGAAGCATATCGCGAAAATAAGCTGGTAGGAGGGCTTTATGGTGTTTCGATCAATGGCGTTTTCTTCGGGGAATCGATGTTTTCCTATGAAAGTAATGCTTCGAAAGTTGCTTTCCATTACTTGATACAAATCCTCCGGATGAACCGGTTTGTTTTGCTGGATACACAGTTTATCAATGATAATGTGCTGCGATACGGCGCCATAGAAATCCCACGTGACGAATATCTCGACCAGCTGCAACAAGCATTAAAATCGAAAAGGAGGTTTAATGGTAATGTGCTGGAAGACATTCTTTGA
- a CDS encoding GNAT family N-acetyltransferase has product MKNTEVVGSKFIVQTANENHLHFAETICAEMEESAKKRGTGIAKRSPVYIMEKMVEGKAIIATTDTGEWVGFCYIETWEHGKFVANSGLIVHPDFRNSGMAKAIKQKAFELSRQKYPDAKIIGITTSLPVMKINSDLGYEPVTFSELPADDAFWKGCASCVNYDVLTRTGRKHCLCTGMMYNPEDKKKEEVAVTAGVEPEKHSWDFLKESSLYERWMRIKQRILLRREERTRKKNAGTLLVH; this is encoded by the coding sequence ATGAAAAATACCGAAGTAGTGGGCAGCAAGTTTATAGTGCAGACTGCCAATGAAAATCATCTTCACTTTGCAGAAACAATCTGTGCAGAGATGGAAGAGAGCGCCAAAAAGCGTGGTACTGGTATCGCCAAACGTTCTCCTGTATATATCATGGAAAAAATGGTGGAAGGTAAAGCGATTATCGCAACCACCGACACCGGCGAATGGGTAGGTTTTTGTTACATTGAAACGTGGGAGCACGGCAAATTTGTGGCGAATTCGGGCTTAATCGTACATCCTGACTTCCGTAACAGCGGAATGGCAAAAGCAATCAAACAGAAAGCTTTTGAATTATCGCGCCAAAAATATCCTGATGCAAAGATTATAGGCATTACAACAAGTCTGCCTGTGATGAAAATCAATTCAGATCTGGGTTATGAGCCGGTAACGTTCAGCGAGTTGCCTGCTGATGACGCTTTCTGGAAAGGGTGTGCCAGCTGTGTCAATTACGATGTATTAACGCGGACCGGCAGAAAACACTGCTTATGCACAGGAATGATGTACAACCCAGAGGATAAGAAGAAAGAGGAAGTGGCGGTTACGGCTGGTGTGGAACCAGAAAAACATTCCTGGGACTTTCTGAAAGAATCCAGCTTGTACGAGCGCTGGATGCGGATTAAGCAACGTATTTTGTTGCGAAGGGAAGAACGCACCAGAAAGAAAAACGCCGGCACATTGCTCGTACATTAA
- a CDS encoding Rne/Rng family ribonuclease produces MSNELLINSTQKGERIALLQDKRLLEYHVETPDQSFTVGDIYLGTVRKLVAGLNAAFVDVGFEKDAFLHYLDLGPNINSLNKLTKDVISKRQTSGKLNNFKMEPEIEKLGKIDKVLSKNQPILVQIVKEPISTKGPRLSCDISIAGRYIVLVPFSNSVNLSKKITDKQERNRLQRLMSSIKPANFGVIIRTVATGKDVDELNKDLQDCLDKWENGIKTLRDAKPRDRVIGEMNRASSIIRDMLNESFDSITVDSKEVYDDIKAYIHNIAPDRENILKLHNGKNKLFEQFGLEKQIKSLFGRSVSLPNGGYLIIEHTEALHVIDVNSGNKSNSEEDQEATALSVNLEAAKEIARQLRLRDMGGIIVVDFIDMKKAENKRVLFDTMRDEMKGDRSKYTILPLSKFGLLQITRQRVRPEMNIVTRETCPTCGGTGTIQASILVSDVIANNLDYILTKQNERGITISLHPFLHSYFTKGLISEQVKWLFHYKTWVKLIKDTSLGVVDFKFHNRYGEEIEIVPGN; encoded by the coding sequence TTGAGTAACGAATTACTAATCAATTCTACTCAAAAGGGAGAACGTATAGCCCTTTTGCAGGATAAACGTCTTTTAGAATATCACGTCGAAACACCGGATCAAAGCTTTACTGTGGGGGATATCTATCTCGGGACAGTCAGGAAGCTTGTAGCGGGGCTTAATGCCGCGTTTGTTGATGTCGGTTTTGAAAAAGATGCGTTTCTGCATTATCTCGATCTTGGGCCTAATATTAACTCTCTCAACAAATTAACGAAGGACGTAATATCCAAGCGTCAGACTTCCGGGAAGTTGAATAACTTCAAAATGGAGCCCGAAATTGAAAAGCTGGGTAAGATTGACAAAGTCCTTTCAAAAAACCAACCTATTCTTGTTCAGATCGTTAAGGAGCCTATTTCTACAAAAGGCCCGAGACTTTCCTGCGATATTTCGATTGCCGGCCGTTACATTGTACTGGTCCCTTTTTCAAATTCTGTAAACCTTTCCAAAAAGATTACTGACAAGCAGGAGCGAAATCGTCTGCAGCGTCTGATGTCTTCTATCAAGCCTGCCAACTTCGGTGTCATTATCCGGACTGTTGCAACAGGGAAAGATGTGGATGAGCTGAACAAGGATTTGCAAGATTGCCTGGACAAATGGGAAAACGGGATCAAAACATTGCGCGATGCCAAACCGCGTGATCGTGTCATAGGTGAAATGAACCGTGCTTCTTCCATCATTCGCGATATGCTGAATGAATCATTCGACAGCATTACGGTTGATTCCAAAGAGGTTTACGACGACATTAAGGCTTACATTCACAACATTGCGCCGGATAGGGAGAACATCCTGAAACTGCACAATGGCAAGAATAAGCTCTTTGAACAATTCGGTCTTGAAAAACAGATTAAATCGTTATTCGGACGTTCTGTTAGCTTGCCGAATGGTGGTTATCTGATCATTGAACATACTGAGGCATTGCACGTTATCGACGTAAACAGCGGTAATAAGTCCAACTCAGAAGAAGATCAGGAAGCGACTGCATTGAGCGTCAACCTCGAAGCAGCCAAAGAAATTGCCCGTCAATTGCGGCTTCGCGATATGGGGGGAATTATCGTTGTCGATTTTATCGATATGAAGAAAGCGGAAAACAAACGCGTTCTTTTTGATACGATGCGCGACGAAATGAAAGGTGACCGCTCCAAGTACACTATTCTGCCGCTTTCGAAATTTGGTCTGCTGCAAATTACACGTCAGCGCGTAAGACCTGAAATGAACATTGTAACCCGCGAAACATGCCCGACTTGTGGCGGAACGGGCACGATTCAAGCGAGCATCCTGGTTTCTGATGTGATCGCGAATAATCTGGATTACATTCTTACCAAGCAAAATGAACGTGGAATTACCATTTCTCTTCATCCATTCCTGCATTCTTATTTTACAAAGGGATTAATTTCCGAGCAAGTAAAATGGCTTTTCCACTATAAAACGTGGGTGAAGCTGATCAAAGACACTTCTTTGGGCGTGGTCGATTTTAAATTCCACAACCGATACGGAGAGGAAATTGAAATTGTTCCGGGTAATTAA
- a CDS encoding argininosuccinate synthase: protein MSQPKVVLAFSGGLDTSFCVKYLAEDKGYEVHSVLVDTGGFSAEELKTIEANAYALGVKQHATITKTSDYYNDCIKYLIFGNILKNNTYPLSVSAERVFQAVAVAEYAKEIGANAIAHGSTGAGNDQVRFDMAFRIIIPEAEIITPIRDLKLSREAEIEYLTNKGVGREWAKAAYSINKGLWGTSVGGKETLTSDQYLPESAWPTQITKSEPESITLEFEKGELKGVAGERFENSVEAIQKLAAIAQPFGIGRDIHVGDTIIGIKGRVGFEAAAPLIIIKAHHTLEKHVLSEQQLYWKEQLSNWYGSLLHKGQFVEPVMRNIETFLSDTQAHVTGKVHVHLAPYRFHVEGIESPFDLMSSKFGSYGEMNNAWTGDDVRGFSKVASNQVMIYQKVSESNESL from the coding sequence ATGTCACAACCCAAAGTAGTATTAGCGTTCAGCGGTGGATTAGACACCTCTTTTTGTGTAAAATATTTAGCCGAAGACAAAGGTTATGAAGTCCATTCGGTTTTGGTTGATACAGGCGGTTTTTCTGCCGAAGAACTGAAAACGATTGAGGCCAATGCGTATGCTTTGGGTGTGAAACAACATGCTACAATAACGAAAACAAGCGATTATTATAATGATTGTATCAAATATCTGATTTTTGGAAACATTCTAAAAAATAATACCTATCCGCTTTCTGTTAGCGCTGAACGCGTTTTCCAGGCTGTGGCAGTTGCTGAATATGCAAAAGAAATTGGAGCAAATGCCATCGCGCATGGCAGCACGGGTGCTGGAAATGACCAGGTTCGTTTTGATATGGCTTTCCGCATTATTATTCCTGAGGCTGAGATTATTACACCCATCCGCGACTTGAAACTTTCGCGTGAAGCGGAAATTGAATATTTAACCAATAAAGGCGTTGGCCGTGAATGGGCTAAGGCAGCATATAGCATTAACAAAGGTCTTTGGGGAACTTCGGTTGGTGGAAAAGAGACATTAACCTCTGATCAATATCTTCCGGAATCTGCATGGCCTACACAAATTACCAAATCAGAACCGGAAAGCATTACGCTTGAATTTGAAAAAGGCGAATTGAAAGGCGTTGCTGGCGAAAGATTTGAGAATTCAGTGGAAGCAATTCAAAAGCTTGCTGCGATTGCCCAACCTTTCGGCATTGGCCGTGATATTCACGTTGGTGATACGATTATCGGTATCAAAGGTCGTGTTGGCTTCGAAGCCGCTGCCCCGCTAATTATTATCAAGGCGCATCATACTTTGGAAAAACATGTGTTGAGCGAGCAGCAACTTTACTGGAAAGAACAACTTTCAAACTGGTATGGCAGCTTGCTTCATAAAGGTCAGTTCGTAGAGCCTGTAATGCGTAACATCGAAACGTTCCTTTCTGATACACAAGCACATGTAACCGGAAAAGTGCACGTTCACCTTGCTCCTTACCGCTTCCATGTGGAAGGAATCGAATCACCATTTGACCTGATGTCGTCCAAATTCGGAAGCTATGGTGAAATGAACAACGCCTGGACCGGCGACGACGTAAGAGGATTTTCAAAAGTGGCTTCCAACCAGGTGATGATTTATCAGAAGGTGAGTGAGTCTAATGAAAGTCTATAA
- a CDS encoding four helix bundle protein: MQNYQELKVWQKAHQFVLEVYQITNAFPKTETFGLISQMRRASISVAANLAEGCGKKGALDIANFFQISLGSLHETEYYLLLSKDLQYISNETFESRDLEIKEIKAMLISLIKTVRNISNTK, encoded by the coding sequence ATGCAAAATTATCAAGAGTTGAAGGTTTGGCAAAAGGCTCACCAATTCGTGTTAGAAGTGTATCAGATTACAAATGCTTTTCCTAAAACTGAGACATTTGGATTGATTTCACAAATGCGTAGGGCTAGTATTTCCGTTGCCGCCAACCTTGCAGAAGGTTGTGGCAAGAAGGGAGCGCTTGATATCGCAAACTTTTTTCAAATATCTCTTGGATCGCTGCACGAAACGGAATATTACTTGCTTCTATCAAAAGATTTACAATACATTTCCAATGAAACGTTTGAATCACGAGACTTGGAGATAAAGGAAATTAAGGCAATGCTGATATCTCTTATAAAAACAGTCCGTAACATTAGCAATACGAAATGA
- the proB gene encoding glutamate 5-kinase: MSKPILVVKFGTASITLPSGEPDVRIISEIARQVSTIHSQYRIIIVSSGAVGAGKAYIQDYKGTMTQRKAAASVGNPLLVGLYATYFAPNKIYIAQSLCERQHFANRAKFLQLKETFEELWENNIIPIVNENDVVSDRELKFSDNDELATLLAVGFGAESLMFCTSVGGLLDEHGNILRNVSNVNEVFKFVRTDKSFLGLGGMASKLTFAKLAARMAIKVVIFGMKQENELLEALNGNAGTLISPGKSTLSARNRWLGSGGLVSGSLQIDEGASKALLKRKSLLAVGVVEVTGDFEAGEIIEIYSPLEEMIAVARARETSAAIRANMKTVNFEVAHANDIVLL; this comes from the coding sequence GTGTCAAAACCAATACTCGTAGTAAAATTCGGGACTGCTTCTATAACCCTGCCTTCCGGTGAACCTGATGTCAGGATCATTTCAGAAATAGCGCGTCAGGTTTCAACGATCCATTCTCAATACAGGATTATCATTGTTTCCTCCGGTGCTGTTGGTGCAGGGAAGGCTTATATTCAGGATTACAAAGGCACGATGACGCAGCGGAAAGCAGCTGCATCGGTTGGAAATCCACTTTTGGTGGGCTTATATGCGACATATTTCGCTCCTAATAAGATCTACATTGCCCAAAGTCTTTGCGAAAGACAGCATTTTGCAAACCGGGCCAAGTTCCTTCAATTAAAGGAAACGTTCGAGGAATTGTGGGAAAACAACATTATTCCGATCGTAAACGAGAACGACGTTGTGAGTGACCGTGAACTAAAATTCTCGGATAATGATGAACTGGCAACATTATTAGCAGTGGGTTTTGGAGCAGAGTCTTTAATGTTCTGCACGTCGGTAGGCGGTTTACTCGATGAGCACGGGAATATTCTCAGGAACGTATCCAATGTAAATGAGGTTTTCAAATTCGTAAGGACGGATAAATCCTTTCTCGGTTTGGGCGGAATGGCCTCGAAACTAACATTCGCCAAACTGGCCGCTAGAATGGCTATTAAGGTCGTTATTTTCGGCATGAAGCAGGAAAACGAATTGCTGGAAGCATTGAATGGGAACGCCGGAACGCTCATTAGTCCGGGGAAAAGCACACTTTCAGCCCGAAACAGGTGGTTAGGCAGCGGCGGGTTGGTTTCCGGAAGCTTGCAGATTGATGAAGGCGCTTCCAAAGCATTGTTGAAAAGAAAAAGCTTGCTCGCAGTGGGCGTTGTAGAAGTAACCGGCGATTTTGAGGCTGGTGAAATTATTGAAATTTATTCTCCGTTGGAGGAAATGATCGCAGTGGCCCGCGCCAGAGAAACTTCGGCTGCCATCCGCGCAAATATGAAAACAGTGAATTTTGAAGTGGCGCATGCCAACGATATCGTACTATTATAA
- a CDS encoding M20 family metallo-hydrolase — MVSALENIQTLTNEAIALLKSLIETPSFSREEENTAQLIANYFEEKNIPFQQKKNNLWAYNRHFDKRKPTLLLNSHHDTVKPNKSWTLDPFKAILEGDKLFGLGSNDAGGCLVSLIATFCYFYDKADLAYNIAIATTAEEEISGKEGLEIVVPELPDIAFAIVGEPTEMQLAVAEKGLLVLDCTAKGKSGHAAREEGENAIYKALKDINRIQEYKFPKVSPTLGPIKMSVTIINAGTQHNVVPDACNFTIDVRVTDQYTLEEVIEVIQANIESEVAARSIRLRPSSIPMDHPIVLEGLKLGREAYGSPTTSDQALLDCPSLKMGPGHSRRSHSADEFIYLHEIEAGIKQYITMLEGVLKP, encoded by the coding sequence ATGGTAAGTGCATTGGAAAATATACAAACATTAACAAATGAGGCGATTGCGCTGCTGAAAAGCCTGATCGAGACGCCATCGTTTAGCAGGGAGGAGGAAAATACTGCGCAGCTGATTGCCAATTATTTTGAAGAGAAAAACATTCCTTTTCAGCAAAAAAAGAACAATCTGTGGGCTTATAATCGCCATTTCGATAAAAGGAAACCGACATTACTTTTAAATTCTCATCACGACACGGTTAAGCCAAACAAATCCTGGACGCTGGATCCGTTCAAGGCCATTTTGGAGGGGGATAAGCTGTTTGGTTTGGGCAGCAATGATGCGGGCGGATGCCTGGTTTCGCTGATTGCTACATTCTGCTATTTCTACGACAAGGCCGACCTTGCCTATAACATTGCCATCGCCACGACTGCGGAAGAGGAAATTTCAGGAAAAGAAGGATTAGAAATCGTTGTTCCGGAATTGCCTGATATCGCATTTGCCATTGTCGGTGAACCTACCGAAATGCAGTTAGCTGTCGCAGAAAAAGGTCTGCTGGTTTTAGACTGCACGGCAAAAGGGAAATCCGGACATGCTGCGCGCGAGGAAGGTGAAAATGCCATTTACAAAGCACTAAAAGACATTAATCGGATTCAGGAATACAAGTTTCCGAAGGTTTCGCCCACATTAGGACCGATAAAAATGTCCGTGACGATCATTAATGCAGGGACGCAGCACAATGTTGTTCCCGATGCTTGTAATTTTACCATTGACGTCCGGGTAACCGATCAATATACTTTGGAAGAGGTAATTGAGGTGATTCAAGCCAATATAGAGTCCGAGGTTGCTGCGAGATCAATTCGGCTGCGCCCGTCGAGCATTCCTATGGATCATCCGATAGTTTTGGAAGGATTGAAATTGGGAAGAGAAGCATATGGCTCGCCCACCACTTCTGACCAGGCATTGCTCGATTGCCCCTCGCTAAAAATGGGCCCCGGACATTCCAGACGTTCTCATAGTGCGGATGAATTTATCTATCTTCATGAAATCGAGGCGGGAATCAAGCAGTATATAACCATGCTCGAAGGTGTTTTGAAACCTTAA
- a CDS encoding tetratricopeptide repeat protein, which translates to MKKSILLSCVLAVALVGTLFSLPKVVVNTKGKEVGKERSQSQAAATVAAPDSSVQSHDKATISPDQQKIVDQLRSGFEQAGDKDKAAAGLKLSDKFAQLQKFDSAAFYAEKAALLSPSIENLVRTGDRYYEAYGFAIDDQKAKNLGAKTREYYQKALDQNPGLLAAKANMAMTYVNTENPMQGILMLREVIDTDPTNELALFNLGILSMRSNQYSKAADRFRQILTNNPANTKAKFYLGLTLVELGNKEEARKVLSEVKKEEKDPVIQQAIGELEGRLNN; encoded by the coding sequence ATGAAAAAGTCCATTCTTCTTTCTTGTGTGCTTGCAGTTGCTCTTGTAGGAACGCTTTTCAGCCTTCCCAAGGTCGTTGTAAATACAAAGGGAAAAGAAGTGGGCAAAGAGAGAAGCCAGTCCCAGGCAGCTGCAACAGTAGCTGCCCCGGACTCTTCCGTTCAATCGCATGACAAGGCCACCATTTCGCCTGATCAGCAAAAAATTGTAGATCAGCTGAGAAGTGGCTTCGAGCAGGCGGGCGATAAAGACAAAGCGGCTGCGGGCTTGAAGTTATCAGATAAGTTCGCACAGTTGCAAAAGTTTGATAGCGCAGCATTTTATGCTGAAAAAGCAGCTCTTTTGTCTCCAAGCATTGAAAATCTTGTCAGGACCGGCGATCGTTATTACGAAGCTTACGGTTTTGCCATTGATGATCAGAAAGCCAAAAACCTTGGAGCAAAAACCCGCGAATACTACCAGAAAGCACTTGATCAGAATCCTGGCCTGTTAGCTGCCAAAGCCAACATGGCAATGACTTACGTGAACACAGAAAACCCAATGCAGGGAATTTTAATGTTGCGCGAAGTGATTGACACCGATCCTACCAACGAATTGGCATTGTTCAATTTAGGGATCTTGTCCATGAGATCTAACCAATATTCAAAAGCTGCCGACAGGTTCAGACAGATTTTGACCAATAATCCGGCCAATACAAAAGCGAAATTCTATTTAGGACTGACGCTCGTGGAACTGGGAAACAAGGAAGAGGCCCGCAAAGTCCTTTCCGAAGTTAAAAAGGAAGAGAAAGATCCTGTAATCCAGCAAGCGATTGGCGAATTGGAAGGTCGTCTGAACAATTGA
- a CDS encoding HU family DNA-binding protein, producing MTKADVIAQISEKTGVDKGDVQQTLESFFTVVKDSLSEGENLYVRGFGSFINKKRARKVARNISKGTSMIIDEHFVPSFKPAKVFVEQVKESDKLKAVAEK from the coding sequence GTGACTAAGGCAGACGTAATCGCACAGATTTCTGAGAAAACAGGTGTAGACAAGGGCGATGTTCAGCAAACGCTCGAATCGTTCTTCACCGTGGTAAAGGACTCACTTTCTGAGGGAGAGAACCTTTATGTAAGAGGTTTTGGTAGTTTCATCAATAAAAAACGTGCGCGTAAAGTTGCCCGTAATATTTCGAAGGGAACTTCAATGATCATTGACGAGCACTTTGTACCAAGCTTCAAGCCTGCAAAAGTTTTTGTTGAGCAGGTAAAGGAAAGTGACAAATTGAAAGCTGTCGCTGAAAAGTAA